In a genomic window of Branchiostoma floridae strain S238N-H82 chromosome 19, Bfl_VNyyK, whole genome shotgun sequence:
- the LOC118406299 gene encoding sialin-like isoform X2, which yields MMLTSLPLYMDTILNFSIDTNGALSAMPYLTLMASRILSSLIIDAVIMRSGFKKVNIRKTCTFALVGVAACLVAVGHVRCDSTAAIAMLCLATVMQGVMIPGFYPSYTELTLGFSGVAFGLSNAVANCAGFIVPLTVGVITEENQTIEAWQKVFYIGAAISVSGSVMALLFLRTDPVSWAQDPDKQNLSKPGSKKISNLFQYFYGTFSNEIAFQPNDAYFPL from the exons ATGATGCTTACTTCCCTACCTTTGTACATGGATACGATCCTCAACTTCAGCATTGATACG AATGGAGCTTTGTCTGCGATGCCATATCTGACTCTCATGGCGTCAAGAATCCTGTCTAGTCTTATCATTGATGCTGTCATCATGCGGTCTGGTTTCAAAAAGGTGAACATAAGAAAGACGTGCACATTCG CCTTGGTTGGCGTTGCCGCCTGCCTTGTTGCTGTTGGTCACGTGAGATGTGATTCCACAGCAGCCATCGCCATGTTGTGTCTGGCCACGGTCATGCAAGGTGTGATGATACCAGGGTTTTACCCGAGCTACACGGAACTCACACTGGGGTTCTCTGGAGTAGCGTTTGGACTCAGCAACGCAGTAGCAAACTGCGCAGGATTCATTGTGCCTCTGACGGTGGGAGTTATCACAGAGGAAAAC CAAACCATAGAAGCCTGGCAGAAAGTCTTCTACATCGGCGCAGCCATTTCCGTTTCCGGTTCCGTCATGGCTCTTCTGTTCCTCCGGACTGATCCGGTTTCCTGGGCGCAGGACCCGGATAAACAGAATCTGTCTAAGCCAGGATCCAAGAAAATTAGTAACCTTTTCCAGTATTTTTATGGTACTTTTAGTAATGAAATAGCATTCCAGCCAAATGATGCATACTTTCCGTTGTAG
- the LOC118406299 gene encoding sialin-like isoform X1: protein MPYLTLMASRILSSLIIDAVIMRSGFKKVNIRKTCTFALVGVAACLVAVGHVRCDSTAAIAMLCLATVMQGVMIPGFYPSYTELTLGFSGVAFGLSNAVANCAGFIVPLTVGVITEENQTIEAWQKVFYIGAAISVSGSVMALLFLRTDPVSWAQDPDKQNLSKPGSKKISNLFQYFYGTFSNEIAFQPNDAYFPL from the exons ATGCCATATCTGACTCTCATGGCGTCAAGAATCCTGTCTAGTCTTATCATTGATGCTGTCATCATGCGGTCTGGTTTCAAAAAGGTGAACATAAGAAAGACGTGCACATTCG CCTTGGTTGGCGTTGCCGCCTGCCTTGTTGCTGTTGGTCACGTGAGATGTGATTCCACAGCAGCCATCGCCATGTTGTGTCTGGCCACGGTCATGCAAGGTGTGATGATACCAGGGTTTTACCCGAGCTACACGGAACTCACACTGGGGTTCTCTGGAGTAGCGTTTGGACTCAGCAACGCAGTAGCAAACTGCGCAGGATTCATTGTGCCTCTGACGGTGGGAGTTATCACAGAGGAAAAC CAAACCATAGAAGCCTGGCAGAAAGTCTTCTACATCGGCGCAGCCATTTCCGTTTCCGGTTCCGTCATGGCTCTTCTGTTCCTCCGGACTGATCCGGTTTCCTGGGCGCAGGACCCGGATAAACAGAATCTGTCTAAGCCAGGATCCAAGAAAATTAGTAACCTTTTCCAGTATTTTTATGGTACTTTTAGTAATGAAATAGCATTCCAGCCAAATGATGCATACTTTCCGTTGTAG
- the LOC118406296 gene encoding sialin-like, translating into MGVVIHLFTLRSDFSIIVVAMVKHAPNNEGNSSGENECFVNTTENLMYPIHENNTVENLTYNLNNETGDKFSWDPITQGRIIGAYSYGHVFSQVMGGFLEARFGGKKVLGLSILLSSVLTLLTPAAAFAGDWWLFVVRVVVGFVQGVVLPGTFGVLSRWAPYQERGRLLAIIFAGETLGVFVGFSLTAYLITQFGWAVTLYITGVAGVVFCCIWYLLAFDSPAVHPRITETERAYVESNVQKTTKVCHEF; encoded by the exons ATGGGAGTCGTTATTCACCTCTTCACCCTGCGGTCGGACTTCAGTATCATCGTCGTTGCCATGGTAAAACATGCTCCGAACAATGAAGGCAACAGCTCCGGGGAGAACGAGTGCTTTGTAAACACGACAGAGAATCTAATGTATCCCATCCACGAGAACAACACGGTAGAGAACTTGACCTATAACCTGAACAATGAGACGGGG gaCAAGTTTTCCTGGGACCCCATCACCCAAGGCCGCATCATCGGTGCCTACTCGTACGGCCACGTCTTCAGTCAGGTGATGGGAGGGTTCCTGGAGGCCAGGTTTGGTGGGAAGAAAGTTCTCGGCCTGAGCATCCTGCTCTCCTCCGTTCTGACTCTGCTGACACCCGCGGCTGCCTTCGCTGGAGATTGGTGGCTGTTTGTTGTTCGGGTGGTGGTCGGATTTGTGCAG GGTGTAGTACTCCCAGGTACGTTTGGCGTGTTGTCCAGATGGGCTCCGTATCAGGAAAGAGGACGTCTTCTTGCAATCATCTTTGCCG GTGAAACTTTGGGAGTCTTTGTGGGGTTTTCATTGACGGCGTACTTGATTACACAGTTTGGCTGGGCTGTTACCTTATATATTACAG GGGTAGCTGGAGTGGTGTTCTGTTGTATCTGGTATCTCCTGGCGTTTGACTCTCCTGCCGTTCATCCGAGAATAACTGAAACCGAAAGGGCATACGTTGAGTCCAATGTACAGAAAACGACAAAGGTATGTCATGAGTTCTAG